One part of the Moraxella sp. FZFQ2102 genome encodes these proteins:
- a CDS encoding LysR family transcriptional regulator, with protein sequence MLDNLRSMAVFASVVRHGSFSGAAKELGITTSAVSQQIRSLETDLGVSLLHRSTRKLSLSEAGESLYNAAVQMVKAAEQGRDSVIQLKDEISGSLRIATTPELAKNYLLPALSSWLAEHDNLSLNLISRDNADMIEDRIDLALVLSEGNQGTALASVKQVLVAAPSYLAGRDAIDAPKQLSTHDVVLCSEKSTENLEFRKNGEKTNVRISARLYSNNANIALNLACEGYGILKTNEVMAKDLIAAGKLVVVLPEYDLPALTISAVTASKEQTPVKAQKCLEVLEAHFKK encoded by the coding sequence ATGTTAGACAATCTTCGTAGTATGGCAGTATTTGCCAGTGTTGTTCGTCACGGTTCATTCAGTGGCGCTGCCAAGGAACTGGGTATTACCACCAGCGCGGTCAGCCAACAAATCCGCTCTCTAGAGACAGATCTAGGCGTATCGCTACTGCATCGCTCTACGCGCAAGCTGAGCCTATCTGAAGCTGGTGAAAGCCTGTACAACGCTGCTGTACAAATGGTGAAAGCCGCTGAGCAAGGTCGTGACAGCGTCATTCAGCTAAAAGACGAGATCTCAGGCAGCCTACGCATCGCCACCACCCCTGAGCTTGCCAAAAACTACCTACTACCAGCATTGTCTTCATGGCTTGCTGAGCATGACAACCTAAGCCTAAACCTAATCTCACGCGACAACGCTGACATGATCGAAGATCGCATTGATCTTGCGCTTGTGCTATCAGAAGGCAACCAAGGCACTGCATTGGCATCAGTTAAGCAAGTACTGGTCGCAGCACCAAGCTACTTGGCAGGTCGTGACGCCATCGATGCACCAAAACAACTGAGCACGCACGATGTCGTACTGTGCAGCGAAAAATCTACTGAAAACCTAGAATTCCGCAAAAATGGCGAAAAAACCAATGTTCGCATCAGCGCGCGCCTATACAGCAACAATGCTAATATCGCATTGAACCTAGCTTGTGAAGGCTACGGCATCCTAAAAACCAATGAAGTGATGGCAAAAGATCTGATCGCTGCTGGTAAATTGGTCGTGGTACTACCTGAGTACGACCTACCTGCATTGACCATTAGTGCAGTAACTGCATCAAAAGAGCAAACCCCAGTAAAAGCTCAAAAATGCCTAGAAGTACTAGAAGCACACTTCAAAAAATAA